In Kitasatospora sp. NBC_00240, the following are encoded in one genomic region:
- a CDS encoding serine hydrolase — MAHPSTTGRRLAKAAPAAVAVALLTVLAAPADARTTIRPSAPTPGSCSSATDPALADRLAGDITAALAGRQSTVALTLWDAGTGTSCAYRPSAHFDSASVVKATIMGAVLRRADEEGRPVTAWEEDNLRPMITQSDNAAATALWRDLGRPRLDAFLRLAGLTDTVLGADDHWGLTQITAADELKVLDVYTDDPSVLSPESRAYGLDLMSQVVPEQRWGAPYGAPAGVTVHVKNGWLQRATHGWRVHSLGIFTGPGRNYRMAFLTHDNPTEAYGISTIQRVAQVVHRELDAAAGAKGATQLPSTGPDVGAPEISDGSAPFERTGTEPPPAPGGPAGPFRPGRHGTGAE; from the coding sequence ATGGCCCACCCCTCGACCACCGGCAGACGCCTGGCCAAGGCCGCCCCGGCCGCCGTCGCGGTCGCCCTGCTGACGGTACTCGCCGCGCCGGCCGACGCCCGGACCACGATCCGTCCGTCGGCCCCGACACCGGGCAGCTGCAGCTCGGCCACCGACCCGGCCCTGGCCGACCGCCTCGCCGGGGACATCACGGCCGCCCTGGCGGGCCGGCAGAGCACGGTGGCCCTGACCCTGTGGGACGCCGGCACCGGCACCTCGTGCGCCTACCGCCCGTCCGCGCACTTCGACTCGGCGAGCGTGGTCAAGGCGACCATCATGGGCGCGGTGCTGCGCCGGGCCGACGAGGAGGGCCGGCCGGTGACCGCCTGGGAGGAGGACAACCTCCGGCCGATGATCACGCAGTCCGACAACGCCGCCGCCACCGCCCTGTGGCGCGACCTCGGCCGGCCCCGCCTGGACGCCTTCCTGCGGCTGGCCGGCCTGACCGACACCGTCCTGGGCGCCGACGACCACTGGGGCCTGACCCAGATCACGGCGGCCGACGAGTTGAAGGTGCTGGACGTCTACACCGACGACCCGTCGGTCCTCTCGCCGGAGAGCCGGGCGTACGGGCTGGACCTGATGAGCCAGGTCGTGCCGGAGCAGCGCTGGGGCGCCCCGTACGGCGCGCCGGCCGGCGTCACCGTGCACGTCAAGAACGGCTGGCTGCAGCGGGCAACGCACGGCTGGCGGGTGCACAGCCTGGGCATCTTCACCGGCCCCGGGCGGAACTACCGGATGGCCTTCCTCACCCACGACAACCCCACCGAGGCGTACGGGATCAGCACGATCCAGCGGGTCGCCCAAGTGGTGCACCGGGAGCTCGACGCGGCCGCCGGCGCGAAGGGCGCCACCCAACTGCCGTCCACCGGTCCGGACGTCGGCGCACCCGAGATCTCCGACGGCTCCGCGCCCTTCGAGCGGACCGGCACCGAACCCCCGCCCGCCCCCGGCGGCCCCGCCGGACCGTTCCGGCCGGGCCGCCACGGCACCGGGGCCGAGTAA
- a CDS encoding FtsX-like permease family protein — MSLSAWRAALRIARRDALRAKGRSALIIAMIALPVVGVTAADVVARSSRLTPQESATRLMGGADAYLSTVRAGWRLEQAPTPDPATTLVLSQHGPKPVPTEQESARSAQPLDRLLTEALPVGARLLPVESPAGYTLTSTTAGQGRVQAWGLDLADPLARGITTLREGDWPGAPYEVAATTEFLAESGLSVGRSTTLAGTHQALRITAAVEYPGDLKAVRLVGRPGELGGLLATAENRAEQNSAGGPTDFLVSLPAGAAFGWEDVQRANTYGFTVASRAVLADPPPDGAVPLFRDTPLSGAADTDALKSSTIAATVVGMALLEIVLLAGPAFAVGARRSRRHLGLVAAGGGDRGHIRGVVLGGAVVLAGTGALAGTVLGALAVALGRPWLEVRSGARFGHFALEPLDLLGVLAIGVVTGLLAAIVPAVQAGRQPVVAALTGRAAARPPAIWIPVAGVLVAGAGTCLALFGALEGSRTRVVMLGSVIAELGLVACTPWFVSLLGRLARALPLGPRLALRDAARNRGRSAPAVAAVMAAVAGAVAVLTFQTSGDAGDRADYAAAAPSGAVVLQTQQVSPTSVTAVTAVPAGTSAASVAAAASDQAADDLRRTVERAVPGLGVRADLRDLTYGACDGRPGSFCGSVKLTVPAENACPPALGAAGPWGTVRLDVAEARRLLAEDPRCRPSTPAPQNVREVITGDANVLRNLLGVDDPAAVQALAAGRAVVLDPHFVKDGTVPLQLTRYGADGPGGNQLSTVSLPAFAVRAQVPAARAVLSPAAAEAAGLTPTTYESVWLPPHAPGAADEQRANAAVVAHGAGAKLSVERGYRSTYGDATLLGLAIAASAVAIAAAGIATGLAATDSRGDLATLAAVGAAPGIRRRLSGFQCATVAALGAVLGALAGFVPAAAVQRVENLAVRPWVDATGGIRLGTHPLVVPWPYLAALVLGLPLLAWVVAAGFTRSRVALTRRTG, encoded by the coding sequence ATGAGCCTCTCCGCCTGGCGGGCCGCCCTGCGCATCGCCCGCCGCGACGCGCTGCGTGCCAAGGGCCGCAGCGCCCTGATCATCGCCATGATCGCGCTGCCGGTGGTCGGGGTGACGGCTGCGGACGTGGTCGCCCGCAGCAGCCGGCTCACCCCGCAGGAGAGCGCCACCCGCCTGATGGGCGGCGCCGACGCGTACCTCAGCACCGTGCGGGCCGGCTGGCGGCTGGAGCAGGCTCCGACCCCCGATCCGGCCACCACACTGGTCCTCTCGCAGCACGGTCCGAAGCCCGTTCCGACCGAGCAGGAGTCGGCGCGCTCCGCCCAACCGCTGGACCGGTTGCTCACGGAGGCGCTGCCGGTCGGGGCCCGGCTGCTGCCGGTGGAATCCCCCGCGGGCTACACACTGACCAGTACGACCGCCGGCCAGGGGCGGGTGCAGGCCTGGGGCCTGGACCTCGCCGATCCGCTCGCGCGAGGCATCACCACGCTCCGCGAGGGCGACTGGCCCGGTGCTCCGTACGAGGTCGCCGCCACCACCGAGTTCCTGGCCGAGTCGGGGCTGAGCGTCGGCCGGAGCACCACCCTGGCCGGCACCCACCAGGCGCTGCGGATCACCGCGGCGGTCGAGTACCCCGGGGATCTCAAGGCCGTCCGCCTGGTGGGGCGGCCCGGCGAGCTGGGCGGGCTCCTGGCCACCGCCGAGAACCGCGCCGAGCAGAACTCGGCCGGCGGCCCGACGGACTTCCTGGTCTCGCTGCCCGCCGGCGCCGCCTTCGGCTGGGAGGACGTGCAGCGGGCCAACACCTACGGCTTCACGGTCGCCTCCCGGGCCGTCCTCGCCGACCCGCCGCCGGACGGCGCCGTCCCGTTGTTCCGGGACACCCCGCTCTCCGGCGCCGCCGACACCGACGCCCTGAAGTCGTCGACGATCGCCGCCACCGTCGTCGGCATGGCCCTGCTCGAGATCGTGCTGCTGGCCGGTCCGGCGTTCGCGGTCGGCGCCCGGCGGTCCCGCCGGCACCTCGGACTGGTCGCGGCGGGCGGTGGCGACCGCGGGCACATCCGCGGGGTGGTCCTCGGCGGCGCCGTCGTGCTCGCCGGTACGGGCGCGCTGGCCGGCACCGTGCTCGGCGCTCTCGCCGTGGCCCTGGGCCGGCCGTGGCTGGAGGTGAGGTCCGGGGCGCGCTTCGGGCACTTCGCGCTGGAGCCGCTCGACCTGCTCGGTGTGCTGGCGATCGGCGTCGTGACCGGCCTGCTGGCCGCGATCGTCCCCGCGGTCCAGGCCGGGCGGCAGCCGGTGGTCGCCGCTCTCACCGGCCGCGCCGCCGCCCGCCCGCCCGCGATCTGGATCCCGGTGGCCGGTGTGCTGGTGGCCGGGGCCGGGACGTGCCTCGCCCTGTTCGGCGCGCTGGAGGGCTCGCGGACCCGGGTCGTGATGCTGGGTTCGGTGATCGCGGAGCTGGGTCTGGTCGCCTGCACCCCATGGTTCGTCAGCCTGCTCGGCCGGCTCGCCCGGGCCCTGCCGCTCGGGCCGCGCCTGGCGTTGCGCGACGCGGCCCGCAACCGCGGCCGCTCCGCCCCGGCCGTCGCGGCGGTGATGGCCGCCGTCGCCGGGGCGGTCGCGGTGCTGACCTTCCAGACCAGCGGCGACGCCGGGGACCGGGCGGACTACGCGGCGGCCGCCCCCAGCGGCGCCGTCGTGCTGCAGACCCAGCAGGTGTCGCCCACCTCCGTCACAGCTGTCACAGCCGTCCCGGCCGGGACGTCCGCGGCCTCCGTGGCGGCCGCCGCGTCCGACCAGGCCGCCGACGACCTGCGCCGGACGGTGGAGCGGGCCGTCCCCGGCCTCGGCGTCCGCGCGGACCTGCGGGACCTGACCTACGGCGCCTGCGACGGCCGGCCGGGAAGCTTCTGCGGCAGCGTCAAGCTGACCGTGCCGGCCGAGAACGCCTGCCCGCCGGCGCTCGGCGCGGCGGGCCCCTGGGGCACTGTGCGCCTCGACGTGGCCGAGGCGCGGCGACTGCTCGCCGAGGACCCCCGGTGCCGTCCGAGCACCCCCGCGCCGCAGAACGTCCGCGAGGTGATCACCGGCGACGCGAACGTGCTGCGCAACCTGCTCGGGGTGGACGACCCCGCGGCCGTGCAGGCGCTCGCGGCGGGCCGGGCCGTCGTGCTGGACCCGCACTTCGTCAAGGACGGCACGGTCCCCCTGCAGCTCACCCGGTACGGCGCCGACGGCCCGGGCGGCAACCAGCTCAGCACCGTCAGCCTCCCGGCGTTCGCGGTGCGGGCGCAGGTCCCGGCGGCGCGCGCGGTGCTGTCGCCGGCCGCGGCCGAGGCGGCGGGCCTGACCCCGACCACCTACGAGTCGGTCTGGCTGCCCCCGCACGCCCCGGGCGCGGCCGACGAGCAGCGGGCCAACGCGGCCGTCGTCGCGCACGGCGCCGGCGCCAAGCTGTCCGTGGAGCGCGGTTACCGGAGCACGTACGGCGACGCCACCCTGCTGGGCCTCGCGATCGCCGCCTCGGCGGTGGCGATCGCGGCCGCCGGCATCGCCACCGGCCTGGCCGCGACGGACAGCCGGGGCGACCTGGCGACCCTCGCGGCCGTGGGCGCCGCGCCGGGCATCCGGCGCCGGCTGTCGGGCTTCCAGTGCGCCACGGTGGCCGCGCTCGGCGCCGTGCTCGGCGCGCTGGCGGGCTTCGTGCCGGCGGCGGCCGTCCAGCGGGTCGAGAACCTCGCTGTCAGGCCCTGGGTGGACGCCACGGGCGGCATCCGCCTCGGCACCCACCCTCTGGTGGTCCCCTGGCCGTACCTGGCCGCCCTGGTGCTCGGGCTGCCGCTGCTCGCCTGGGTGGTCGCCGCCGGGTTCACCCGCTCGCGGGTGGCGCTGACCCGGCGTACGGGGTGA
- a CDS encoding ABC transporter ATP-binding protein, producing MTSTTTRERVPGQRAVLQLRGLSRTHGQDGARVHALREVDLTVLPGEFVAVMGPSGSGKSTLLGLAGGLDSATSGEVLVEGQGLGGLSRSALSAVRRRAIGYVFQDFNLIPTLTAAENVALPRELDGAPGRRTREEAQAALTEVGIAELADRFPDQLSGGQQQRVAIARALIGDRRLVLADEPTGALDSTTGEGVLTVLRARCDAGAAAVVVTHDPRHAQWADRVVLLRDGRVVEERAGSGGARATGTASPC from the coding sequence GTGACGAGCACGACCACACGGGAGCGGGTGCCCGGGCAGCGGGCCGTCCTGCAGTTGCGGGGGCTCTCCCGGACGCACGGGCAGGACGGGGCACGGGTGCACGCGCTGCGCGAGGTGGACCTGACGGTGCTTCCGGGAGAATTCGTCGCTGTGATGGGCCCCAGCGGCTCGGGCAAGTCCACCCTGCTCGGGCTGGCCGGTGGGCTGGACAGTGCCACCTCCGGCGAGGTCCTGGTGGAGGGGCAGGGGCTGGGCGGACTGTCCCGGAGCGCGTTGTCCGCCGTCCGGCGCCGCGCGATCGGGTACGTGTTCCAGGACTTCAACCTGATTCCGACGCTGACCGCCGCCGAGAACGTCGCCCTGCCGCGCGAGCTGGACGGGGCGCCGGGGCGCCGGACCAGGGAAGAGGCGCAGGCCGCGCTCACCGAGGTCGGGATCGCCGAACTGGCCGACCGGTTCCCCGACCAGCTGTCCGGCGGCCAGCAGCAGCGGGTCGCCATCGCCCGCGCGCTGATCGGTGACCGGCGGCTGGTGCTCGCCGACGAGCCGACCGGTGCCCTCGACTCCACCACGGGCGAGGGCGTGCTGACCGTCCTTCGGGCCCGGTGCGACGCCGGGGCCGCCGCCGTCGTGGTCACCCACGACCCCCGTCATGCACAGTGGGCGGACCGGGTGGTCCTGCTGCGGGACGGCCGGGTGGTGGAGGAGCGCGCCGGGTCCGGCGGGGCTCGGGCCACCGGGACGGCAAGCCCGTGCTGA